From the Flavimarina sp. Hel_I_48 genome, one window contains:
- a CDS encoding S9 family peptidase, which produces MKRIKLFPLFFLLITLPDHFYGQVKTNLEPIDIFDMEFVSDPQISPDGEKIIYVRNFKDIMTDKNLSNLWIINKDGSQNRPLTTGNQTDFAPRWSHDGKMIVFKSTMGDDKMKLYLMWPETKQINALTNTPESPGNISWSWDDRQLAFTMFVPSEHKSIINLPAKPEGAQWNSPPKYIDDLNYRADGAGYLKSGNDQLFIISLDGGTPHQLTHDKHDYGSPIWSKDGKKLYFSANLHEDQELEPNNSEIYSLTLSDEKITALTDRKGPDSDPVLSPKGDKIAYTGYDDTYQGYTVTKMYVMNTDGSSPEVLTNALDRDITNPQWEDNGKGVYFQYDERGDTKIGHVALTGKIRTITDNLGGLSLGRPYTAASYSVSGEHTFAFTLGGTAHPADLAVWDNGNVERLTALNEDLFSFKTVGNVEELTWKSSYDGREIQGWVVTPPNFDPNKKYPFILEIHGGPFASYGSVFSAEIQLYAAAGYVVLYSNPRGSTSYGQEFGNLIHHDYPNHDYDDLMSGVDEVLKKGYVDENNLFVTGGSGGGVLTAWIVGKTDRFKAAVVAKPVINWYSFVLYADNPAFFYKYWFGDKPWENPEAYLKRSPLSYVGNVTTPTMLISGEEDYRTPTAEAEQFYAALKIEGVESALLRIPGASHGIANRPSNLIAKTVSILTWFEKYRDVK; this is translated from the coding sequence ATGAAAAGAATTAAACTCTTTCCCCTGTTTTTTCTCTTAATCACTTTACCAGATCACTTTTATGGCCAGGTGAAAACCAACCTGGAACCTATCGATATTTTTGATATGGAATTTGTTTCTGATCCTCAGATTTCGCCAGATGGAGAGAAGATCATTTATGTGCGGAATTTTAAGGATATCATGACCGATAAAAATCTTTCCAATTTATGGATCATAAATAAAGATGGTTCGCAAAACCGACCTTTAACCACCGGAAATCAAACCGATTTTGCGCCACGCTGGTCGCATGATGGGAAAATGATCGTTTTTAAATCCACAATGGGAGATGACAAGATGAAGTTATACCTCATGTGGCCAGAAACCAAGCAGATTAACGCCCTCACGAATACGCCAGAGTCGCCCGGGAATATTTCCTGGTCCTGGGACGATCGCCAGCTCGCCTTTACTATGTTTGTGCCCAGCGAGCATAAATCCATCATAAACCTGCCCGCAAAACCGGAGGGCGCTCAGTGGAACAGTCCGCCAAAATACATAGATGACCTCAATTACCGTGCAGACGGAGCCGGCTACCTTAAAAGTGGAAACGACCAACTTTTTATAATTTCCCTGGACGGGGGAACGCCGCACCAACTTACCCATGACAAGCATGATTATGGAAGTCCCATTTGGTCAAAAGACGGCAAGAAACTCTATTTCTCTGCGAACCTGCATGAAGATCAGGAGCTGGAACCCAACAATTCAGAAATCTACAGTTTAACGCTTTCCGATGAAAAAATAACCGCGCTTACAGACCGAAAAGGTCCAGACAGCGACCCAGTACTTTCGCCAAAAGGAGACAAGATTGCCTATACCGGTTATGACGATACCTATCAGGGCTATACGGTGACTAAAATGTATGTCATGAACACTGATGGTTCATCACCTGAAGTACTGACCAATGCTTTGGATAGGGACATCACAAACCCGCAATGGGAGGATAATGGCAAAGGTGTTTATTTTCAATATGATGAACGTGGCGATACAAAAATAGGACACGTTGCCCTTACCGGAAAAATAAGAACGATAACCGATAACCTGGGCGGACTTTCGCTGGGGCGGCCCTACACGGCAGCGTCCTACTCGGTTTCTGGTGAGCATACTTTTGCCTTTACGCTGGGAGGGACAGCGCATCCGGCAGATCTGGCGGTCTGGGACAATGGAAATGTGGAACGGCTTACCGCGCTCAATGAGGATTTATTTTCCTTTAAAACTGTTGGAAATGTGGAAGAGCTGACGTGGAAATCTTCTTATGACGGGCGTGAAATCCAGGGGTGGGTGGTGACGCCGCCCAATTTTGATCCCAATAAAAAATATCCCTTTATCCTTGAAATTCATGGAGGTCCTTTTGCCAGCTACGGTTCGGTATTTTCAGCAGAAATTCAATTGTATGCCGCAGCTGGTTATGTTGTACTGTACTCTAATCCCCGGGGAAGTACCAGCTATGGCCAGGAATTTGGCAACCTGATTCATCATGATTATCCCAACCATGATTACGATGACTTGATGTCTGGCGTGGATGAAGTGTTGAAGAAAGGTTATGTGGATGAAAACAATCTTTTTGTTACCGGCGGTTCCGGTGGGGGCGTGCTCACTGCATGGATTGTGGGCAAAACCGACCGCTTTAAAGCGGCGGTAGTCGCAAAACCGGTAATCAACTGGTACAGTTTTGTACTTTATGCAGATAATCCCGCATTTTTCTATAAATACTGGTTTGGCGATAAACCCTGGGAAAATCCCGAAGCCTATCTAAAACGTTCCCCACTTTCTTATGTGGGCAATGTGACTACGCCCACCATGCTGATTAGTGGCGAAGAAGATTACCGAACGCCCACCGCAGAAGCGGAACAGTTTTATGCAGCCTTAAAAATTGAAGGTGTGGAAAGTGCTTTATTACGCATTCCGGGTGCTTCTCACGGAATTGCCAACAGGCCCAGTAATCTCATAGCCAAAACTGTGAGTATTCTGACCTGGTTTGAGAAATATCGTGACGTCAAATAA
- a CDS encoding O-antigen translocase, whose protein sequence is MIKHLRQFIGGNVLLKITSFNAIAIGVRIVAGLISSKVIAFYLGAPGMALLGDLRNFMTSVQGVSTLGIYNGVVKYTSQYKRKPQLLGKVLTTSFLLGGIATILTALVLFFGASYWNTFLFGTDNNFTFIFEILGLALPFYGLNALLVAVINGFGKFKWIILINATTNILGLIITVFLIYTRNIEGAFIAVVTIPSVALLITAIALLKKRHFLRFFKFANFEIAFAKKLASYTGMALFSAMSTPLIFIAIRQHIINVDGLTHAGYWDAMLRLSDYYLMFVTTILTLYILPKLAETHTVKGFRREIFNFYKTILPLFGLGCILVFLLKKPLINLVFTEDFLAMSPIFAWQLGGDFLRVASMVLAYQFLAKNMFWTFIGTQVFSLAVIYFSFVFFIERYGFVGAGMGHLFSYFIYLVVVLILFRKALFSNRTEELI, encoded by the coding sequence ATGATAAAGCACCTGAGACAGTTCATAGGAGGCAATGTTTTACTAAAGATCACCTCCTTTAACGCCATCGCTATTGGTGTGCGCATTGTCGCAGGACTTATCAGTTCCAAGGTTATCGCGTTTTATCTTGGTGCCCCGGGAATGGCGCTTCTGGGTGATTTGCGCAATTTTATGACTTCCGTACAAGGAGTGAGCACTCTGGGAATTTACAATGGTGTTGTAAAATACACCTCACAATATAAACGGAAGCCGCAGCTGCTGGGCAAAGTGCTCACTACGTCTTTTTTATTAGGGGGCATCGCAACAATATTGACAGCATTGGTGCTTTTTTTTGGGGCTTCTTATTGGAATACATTTCTATTTGGTACAGACAATAATTTTACCTTTATTTTCGAGATACTGGGACTAGCGCTTCCTTTTTATGGTCTAAATGCGCTGCTCGTTGCAGTAATTAACGGTTTTGGAAAATTCAAGTGGATAATCCTGATCAATGCCACCACAAATATTCTTGGGCTTATCATAACCGTCTTTTTAATTTACACCCGCAATATAGAAGGTGCTTTTATCGCCGTGGTCACCATTCCATCTGTCGCACTGCTTATTACGGCTATCGCACTGCTTAAAAAAAGGCACTTTTTACGGTTTTTCAAATTTGCCAATTTTGAAATAGCGTTCGCTAAAAAATTAGCGTCCTACACCGGGATGGCGCTTTTTTCCGCAATGAGTACACCGCTGATTTTTATAGCTATAAGGCAACATATCATCAATGTTGACGGTCTAACCCATGCGGGTTATTGGGATGCAATGTTGCGTTTGTCTGATTATTACCTGATGTTTGTAACCACGATCCTTACCCTTTATATATTGCCTAAACTGGCTGAAACCCATACTGTAAAAGGCTTTAGAAGGGAAATATTCAACTTTTACAAGACGATATTACCGCTTTTTGGTTTGGGCTGTATCTTAGTATTTTTATTAAAAAAGCCATTGATCAACCTGGTTTTTACCGAAGATTTTCTTGCCATGTCCCCTATTTTTGCCTGGCAGCTGGGCGGTGATTTTTTACGGGTGGCTTCTATGGTTCTGGCCTACCAGTTTCTCGCTAAAAATATGTTCTGGACGTTTATAGGGACGCAGGTTTTTTCACTGGCGGTTATCTATTTTAGCTTCGTTTTTTTTATAGAGCGCTAT